In Balearica regulorum gibbericeps isolate bBalReg1 chromosome 2, bBalReg1.pri, whole genome shotgun sequence, one DNA window encodes the following:
- the RETREG1 gene encoding reticulophagy regulator 1 isoform X2: protein MPDSEDLGQDESWKVINSRQDYRPRINQCISETLMNLFVFLQEMSHFKEQNPGKFCLLVCSVCTFFTVLGSYIPGVVLSYVLLLCAFLCPFLKCNEFGQKVCNKIKTVLMKLDFGIVEYINQKKKERSETAKTKPTEDDSELDISALCPKVSPAVVAKELSVSDTDVSEVSWTDNGTFNLSEGYSPQTDTSDDFDRPSDHEEAFARDLSEFPSLENGAGTNDDDDSSIGMPIQQKQKKEQTYLKVDHAPRQSKERPSTAGLSLPLTSDQTFNLMSGIAGDVIAAAVSAAIKDQLQSAQQAPSHAVPSLSEETDTEEADDFELLDQSELEQIEKELGLSQGQEAEAQEKKKSSGFLSNLLGSQ, encoded by the exons ATGCCAGACAGTGAGGATCTGGGACAAGATGAAAG CTGGAAAGTCATCAATTCCAGGCAAGACTACAGACCCAGGATAAATCAGtgcatttcagaaacactgatgaatttatttgtatttcttcaagAAATGTCCCACTTCAAGGAACAAAACCCTGGCAAG TTTTGCCTACTGGTCTGCAGTGTATGTACGTTTTTCACTGTCTTGGGAAGTTACATTCCTGGAGTTGTCCTCTCCTATGTCCTGT TATTGTGTGCCTTTTTATGTCCCTTCCTTAAGTGCAATGAATTTGGACAGAAAGTATGCAACAAAATTAAGACTGTTCTGATGAAACTAGATTTTGGAATAGTAGAATATAtcaaccagaagaaaaaagagagatctG aaacagcaaaaacaaaacccacagaagaTGACAGTGAATTAGACATATCAGCCCTGTGTCCTAAG GTTAGTCCTGCAGTTGTTGCCAAAGAGCTGTCAGTGTCTGACACAGATGTATCAGAAGTATCTTGGACCGATAACGGGACCTTTAACTTATCCGAAGGGTATTCTCCACAGACAGACACATCTGATG ATTTTGACCGACCTAGTGATCATGAAGAAGCTTTCGCTAGAGATCTTTCAGAATTTCCTTCTTTAGAAAATGGTGCCGGAACAAACGATGACGATGACTCGAGTATCGGTATGCCCatccagcaaaaacaaaaaaaagaacaaacatatTTGAAGGTGGATCACGCTCCCAGACAGAGTAAAGAGAGACCGTCCACTGCAGGGCTCTCCTTGCCTTTGACCAGTGACCAAACCTTTAATTTAATGAGTGGAATTGCTGGGGATGTCATCGCAGCCGCGGTGTCTGCTGCCATCAAAGACCAGTTGCAGTCCGCACAGCAAGCTCCCTCACATGCAGTGCCCAGTTTGAGCGAGGagacagacacagaggaagccGATGATTTTGAACTGCTTGACCAGTCAGAGCTTGAGCAGATTGAGAAAGAATTGGGACTTTCACAAGGCCAAGAAGCAgaagcacaggaaaagaaaaagtcttcagGCTTCCTTTCAAATCTGCTTGGAAGTCAATAA